Proteins from a genomic interval of Leifsonia shinshuensis:
- a CDS encoding TMEM175 family protein translates to MSKARLEAFSDGVLAVAITLLVLDLHLAPGNGTSLLAQVAAAWPSFAAYVVSFLVIGVIWVNHHSVLRLVVTVDRLLLFWNLILLMFVTAIPFTTATLSAALADGSAADVRVAAVLYGGVSTGFAVAFTLLFGRVTLIEVREGRLDPRERRGALRRFGAGTVFYPLLTIIGIVYAPAMLVGFTALSVYYLFNQTGAAEA, encoded by the coding sequence GTGTCGAAAGCGAGGCTCGAGGCGTTCAGCGACGGGGTGCTCGCCGTCGCGATCACCCTCCTGGTGCTCGACCTCCACCTCGCACCGGGAAACGGAACGAGCCTGCTGGCCCAGGTGGCGGCCGCCTGGCCGTCGTTCGCCGCGTACGTCGTCAGCTTCCTCGTGATCGGGGTCATCTGGGTCAACCACCACTCCGTCCTGCGGCTCGTGGTCACCGTCGACCGGCTCCTCTTGTTCTGGAACCTCATCCTGCTGATGTTCGTCACCGCGATCCCCTTCACCACGGCCACGCTGTCGGCGGCGCTCGCGGACGGCAGCGCCGCGGACGTGCGTGTGGCGGCGGTGCTGTACGGCGGCGTGTCGACCGGGTTCGCGGTCGCCTTCACGCTGCTCTTCGGCCGGGTCACGCTCATCGAGGTGCGCGAGGGCCGGCTCGATCCGCGCGAGCGCAGGGGGGCGCTTCGTCGGTTCGGGGCGGGTACGGTGTTCTACCCGCTGCTGACGATCATCGGCATCGTCTACGCCCCGGCGATGCTGGTCGGGTTCACCGCGCTGAGCGTGTACTACCTCTTCAATCAGACCGGCGCAGCGGAGGCTTAG
- a CDS encoding nuclear transport factor 2 family protein yields the protein MSEQDVLAAVDRIIDDFGRHRRDAYFAGFADDATFVLHTHPVRLESRAEYEAAWDDWERDGFRVLGCRSTGRRVQFAGDDVAIFTHDVETELADGDGSTTVRERETIVMQRRDGAWICVHEHLSPREEA from the coding sequence ATGAGCGAGCAGGACGTCCTCGCCGCCGTCGACCGCATCATCGACGACTTCGGCCGCCACCGCCGCGACGCCTACTTCGCGGGCTTCGCCGACGACGCCACCTTCGTCCTGCACACGCACCCGGTCCGCCTGGAGTCGCGCGCCGAATACGAGGCGGCGTGGGACGACTGGGAGCGCGACGGCTTCCGCGTGCTCGGCTGCCGCTCGACCGGGCGCCGCGTGCAGTTCGCGGGCGACGACGTCGCGATCTTCACGCACGACGTCGAGACCGAACTCGCCGACGGCGACGGCAGCACGACCGTGCGGGAACGCGAGACCATCGTCATGCAGCGCCGCGACGGCGCCTGGATCTGCGTGCACGAGCACCTGTCCCCGCGGGAGGAGGCCTAG
- the speB gene encoding agmatinase, which translates to MPQNVGPIDSSRTPRYAGRDGFARLPRLDQVGRADIVVAGVPFDTGVSYRPGARFGPNHIREASRLLRPYNPALDVSPFELTQVADAGDIAVNPFDIAEAIETVQSAAYDLTADGTRLVTLGGDHTISLPLLRAAAERHGPVALLHFDAHLDTWDTYFGAEFTHGTPFRRAFEEGILDTEALSHVGTRGPLYGKKDLDDDHRFGFGIVTSADVYRQGVDEVVAKLRDRIGDRPLYISIDVDVMDPAHAPGTGTPEAGGVTSRELLEIIRGFVGLNLIGADVVEVAPAYDHAELTGVAASHLAYDLVSLLALRHRETSAGQPADASALSR; encoded by the coding sequence ATGCCGCAGAACGTCGGCCCCATCGACTCGTCGCGCACACCCCGCTACGCCGGCCGGGACGGCTTCGCCCGGCTCCCGCGGCTCGACCAGGTGGGCCGCGCCGACATCGTCGTAGCGGGCGTCCCGTTCGACACCGGCGTCTCCTACCGGCCGGGCGCGCGCTTCGGCCCGAACCACATCCGCGAGGCCTCCCGCCTGCTGCGCCCCTACAACCCGGCGCTCGACGTCTCCCCGTTCGAGCTCACCCAGGTGGCCGACGCCGGCGACATCGCGGTCAACCCGTTCGACATCGCGGAGGCGATCGAGACCGTCCAGTCGGCGGCGTACGACCTGACCGCCGACGGGACGCGCCTCGTCACTCTCGGCGGCGACCACACCATCTCGCTCCCGCTGCTCCGCGCCGCCGCCGAGCGCCACGGGCCGGTCGCGCTGCTGCACTTCGACGCGCACCTGGACACCTGGGACACCTACTTCGGCGCGGAGTTCACGCACGGCACGCCCTTCCGCCGCGCGTTCGAGGAGGGCATCCTCGACACCGAGGCGCTCAGCCACGTCGGCACCCGCGGCCCGCTCTACGGCAAGAAGGACCTCGACGACGACCACCGCTTCGGCTTCGGCATCGTCACCAGCGCCGACGTCTACCGGCAGGGCGTGGACGAGGTCGTCGCCAAGCTCCGCGACCGGATCGGCGACCGCCCCCTCTACATCTCCATCGACGTGGACGTCATGGACCCGGCCCACGCTCCGGGCACCGGCACCCCGGAGGCCGGCGGCGTCACCAGCCGGGAGCTGCTGGAGATCATCCGCGGCTTCGTGGGTCTCAACCTGATCGGCGCAGACGTCGTGGAGGTCGCGCCCGCCTACGACCACGCCGAGCTCACCGGCGTGGCCGCCTCCCACCTCGCCTACGACCTGGTGTCGCTGCTCGCGCTGCGGCACAGGGAGACCTCGGCCGGGCAGCCGGCCGACGCCTCCGCCCTCTCCCGCTGA
- a CDS encoding helix-turn-helix domain-containing protein, translated as MRPMPLEPADRRVAIGPRLRAARRAQQLTIDEVARITGLTKGFLSRVERDMTSPSVSSLISLCDVLSIPVGSLFEEPEVQLVPAGTGAKVNLGGVDTEERLLSPRSESRVQVIRSVIQSGGHGGEELYAVAADVDVLHVLRGEIEVRFSDREWRLGPGDSLTFSGHEPHSWRVLSDDGAEVLWVLVPALWSA; from the coding sequence ATGCGCCCGATGCCCCTCGAACCCGCCGACCGCCGCGTGGCGATCGGCCCCCGGCTGCGCGCGGCGCGGCGGGCGCAGCAGCTGACGATCGACGAGGTGGCGCGGATCACCGGCCTGACCAAGGGGTTCCTGTCGCGGGTCGAGCGCGACATGACCTCCCCGAGCGTGAGCTCGCTGATCAGCCTGTGCGACGTGCTCTCCATCCCGGTCGGCTCGCTGTTCGAGGAGCCGGAGGTGCAGCTGGTCCCGGCCGGCACCGGCGCGAAGGTCAACCTCGGCGGCGTCGACACCGAGGAGCGGCTGCTGTCGCCGCGTTCCGAGTCGCGCGTGCAGGTGATCCGCTCGGTCATCCAGTCCGGCGGCCACGGCGGCGAGGAGCTCTACGCGGTGGCGGCGGACGTGGACGTACTGCACGTCCTCCGCGGCGAGATCGAGGTCCGCTTCTCCGACCGCGAGTGGCGGCTCGGCCCGGGCGACAGCCTCACCTTCAGCGGCCACGAGCCGCACAGCTGGCGTGTGCTCAGCGATGACGGCGCCGAGGTGCTGTGGGTGCTGGTGCCGGCGCTCTGGAGCGCGTGA
- a CDS encoding purine-cytosine permease family protein yields MSDDDVTAALNPRPRITEVEAHGIDTIPDADRTSNWLDLARIQFGGVNTFATILLGTFPIALGLSFWQAVAATVLGVAVGIAFLAPMALFGPKTGTNNAVSSGALFGVRGRIVGSFLSLLTAIAFYSISVWVSGDAIVGALTRLAGVPDSVGLRLGIYAVIGLIVIVVVIYGFQFMLLVNKIAVFANTALILLAIVAYSGVFNAGYDPGPKALAIGGAFWPTFIAAALIVMANPISFGAFLGDWSRYIPRATKPRKLIGATILGQGLGLIPLLFGVATATLVFGKSDYVVSLIHVSPLWYALLLLVVAFIGGLSTGTTSLYGTGLDFSSVVPRFSRVQATIFIGTIAFLFILVGRLVFDLLGTVNAFVGAIVVTTTPWMVIMTIGYVVRRGFYDPSDLQVFNRGETGGRYWFAAGVNWRGMTAWIVAAVVGLLFANYPPIIVGPFSDLAGGIDLSLLSSVVVAGVLYGVLLAIFPEPRYVFGPDGPRGVRSADATVPPIHLDERSAAARAHASRRAKAQLLESRTIEAPEAGA; encoded by the coding sequence ATGTCCGACGACGACGTCACCGCTGCCCTCAACCCGCGCCCCAGGATCACGGAAGTGGAGGCCCACGGGATCGACACGATCCCGGACGCCGACCGCACCTCGAACTGGCTCGACCTGGCCCGCATCCAGTTCGGCGGTGTGAACACGTTCGCCACCATCCTGCTCGGCACCTTCCCCATCGCCCTCGGGCTGTCGTTCTGGCAGGCCGTGGCCGCCACGGTGCTCGGCGTCGCCGTCGGCATCGCGTTCCTGGCGCCGATGGCACTGTTCGGCCCGAAGACCGGCACCAACAACGCCGTCTCCTCCGGCGCGCTGTTCGGCGTCCGCGGCCGGATCGTCGGCTCTTTCCTGTCGCTGCTCACCGCGATCGCGTTCTACTCGATCTCCGTGTGGGTGTCCGGCGACGCGATCGTCGGCGCGCTGACCCGGCTCGCCGGGGTGCCCGACTCGGTCGGGCTGCGGCTGGGGATCTACGCGGTCATCGGCCTGATCGTGATCGTCGTGGTGATCTACGGCTTCCAGTTCATGCTGCTGGTCAACAAGATCGCCGTCTTCGCCAACACGGCGCTGATCCTGCTCGCCATCGTGGCCTACTCCGGCGTCTTCAACGCCGGCTACGACCCCGGACCCAAGGCGCTCGCGATCGGCGGGGCGTTCTGGCCGACCTTCATCGCCGCGGCGCTCATCGTGATGGCCAACCCGATCTCTTTCGGCGCGTTCCTCGGCGACTGGTCCCGCTACATCCCGCGGGCGACCAAGCCGCGCAAGCTGATCGGCGCGACCATCCTCGGCCAGGGCCTCGGACTCATCCCGCTGCTGTTCGGCGTCGCCACCGCGACCCTCGTCTTCGGCAAGTCGGACTACGTCGTCTCGCTCATCCACGTCTCGCCGCTCTGGTACGCGCTGCTGCTGCTCGTGGTGGCCTTCATCGGCGGTCTGTCGACCGGCACGACGTCGCTCTACGGCACCGGGCTGGACTTCTCGTCGGTCGTGCCGCGGTTCAGCCGGGTGCAGGCGACGATCTTCATCGGGACCATCGCATTCCTCTTCATCCTGGTCGGCCGTCTGGTGTTCGACCTGCTCGGGACCGTGAACGCCTTCGTCGGCGCGATCGTGGTCACGACGACGCCGTGGATGGTCATCATGACCATCGGCTACGTCGTGCGCCGCGGCTTCTACGACCCGTCGGACCTGCAGGTGTTCAACCGCGGCGAGACCGGCGGCCGGTACTGGTTCGCCGCCGGCGTGAACTGGCGCGGGATGACGGCGTGGATCGTCGCCGCTGTGGTGGGCCTGCTGTTCGCGAACTACCCGCCGATCATCGTCGGACCGTTCAGCGACCTCGCCGGCGGCATCGACCTGAGCCTGCTGTCGAGCGTCGTCGTAGCCGGCGTCCTCTACGGCGTGCTGCTGGCGATCTTCCCGGAGCCGCGGTACGTGTTCGGGCCGGACGGCCCCCGCGGGGTGCGCTCCGCGGACGCGACCGTGCCGCCCATCCACCTGGACGAGCGCTCGGCGGCCGCCCGCGCCCACGCGTCGCGGCGGGCGAAGGCCCAGCTGCTGGAGTCCCGCACCATCGAGGCGCCGGAGGCCGGGGCATGA